One Ranitomeya variabilis isolate aRanVar5 chromosome 4, aRanVar5.hap1, whole genome shotgun sequence genomic window, GTTTCTTAaatgcctaattgttcagacagcaAGTAGACCACGAGTAAGACTTTTGGCAAAACGCGTAGATCTGAAACCTTCTTGTTGCACTGTCATATTACCATCAAGTTTGTTTGGAGCATGTTATATATGGctaattaaaagctaagttttacaaACAATGTACAAGCTTCCTCGCTGAATTTTTCACACTTTTGGTGTTCGTGCTGCAGCTACTCTGGCTTATTTCTTGCGAAGTATTTCATGCTTAATACCCTGAAAGGTGAGTGGACTTTTTTATTTGTTTGCACTGCCTCCAGTCTATAAGACACACTCACTTATTAGCAAGATCTTTTTCTTGCTAAAAGTGTGTGCGTCAAAGATCCCGCTCAAGGGGGTAATGCTGAACCCCACCGCTGCCAACAATTGTCAAGACATGAACCggagagatcacacagaatcccTCCACAACCACCAATTGTCAAATATCACCACCTCAGAGGTTGCGCACTGTTATCTTTCTGTCAAGAACAGCGCTCTGCTGCTCCTATCTTCCGAACAATTACGCGATTGACGGACGATTAAGAGAGCAGGCCTcaggctgtttccactaataggACTGTTATTGGGAAAATAACAataagcgtatggtatatacacccctCATTTCAATAAATGGACTGTATATATATCCCGGGTACGGTAAGAACAACTTGCTGCCACCAAGTTatttatacaggctgactggatGCCTGATTTCTGTTAGCATATGGCTTCAGGGTGCGGCTTACAGAATAAAAGGGACAGAATTATTAAATTTTATGTTTAATCCAGAACGATAGGCagagtttattaaaaaaaatatacaaaaagttttacaaaggggacaaaaaatacagcaTATGCAGTGCATAAAATAAACAAGGTTAAAGCAGGAAGCTTACTATGGTGATCAGAGAGATGATTTGGCTTAGGGAAGGAGAGCACTTTGATTGGGAATGTCCAGTGAGAGAGATTGTGCATACaccgatatacagtatatctttctgCATGAACCCAGATCTTAATTAACCTTGATcttttatcagcacctaagttacaccCAGACTCCCCTCCTTGATGACCTCACGTGGGCTGAGTAGTGGGATGTTCtcagtccttcaggattttatataATTACCAACAATAACAATAGCATCACTCCTGAAGACTGCAGAAGTTCAAGATCACCACTATGCTTTTTAGCGCGATTCCATATAGATAGTAAACATGACATAGCTGGAGTCAGCGATCTActgatttggggcttataggcaggCATTGCTTTATGGATTTTAAGGTTTTCCATGAAAACTATGGTAAGTTGTAAAGTAATTTCCCTTTCTTATTTAATTATACGACTGTCTGTTACatctttttgtacaatttgtcaataacaatATATATATTGTTTCTCCTCTAATGAGTTATTTTTGACGGTCAATCAAATATGATTTTCCAGTAATTAATTTTTCACGCTATAGGTATGATAATGGGTTCTCTGTCTGGCattttccagcggtgtcggcacctgCATTCCTGGGGTTGATGTAAAGTTGTTACATTATGTGAAACCTGcccccaatcagcactggtgtcaccaTCCCCACATCCCCAAATCAAACATCACAAAGTCAGAGAacagctgcagccctggcttccagTTGATATTCAATACATCCAAGGAGGGGAGGACAGTAAAGCTGGCACTGATTGGGAGCAGGGCTCATGTGATGCAACGACCTCTTGTGAGTCTCGGGAATGTAAGTcccgacaccactggaatggcaccGGCACCACTGGAATGGCACCGGCACGAAAGCCGagatgagtgtttttattttaacgaggCCAAACATGGGTAATGACATGGGGTTGTCACGTAAATCATTTCCAACATGATGAACATGgaaaaaaagcttctcccctgtgtgactgctctgatgttcaTTAAGTTGAATTACAAGCAAAACAGTTACCACATTAAGattataaaaaaggcttctcccctaagaGACTTTACTGGTCAAAAAGAAGAGTTGATTTCTtcacaaaatattttccacattctgcacagaaaaaggcttctcccctgtgtgagttctctgatgtgcgtTAAGACTTGATTTccttgtaaaatatttcccacattctgaacatgaaaaaaacttctcccctgtgtgaattctttgatgtttgacaagacttgatttctctgcaaaacatttcccacattccgaacatgaaaaaggcttctcccctgtgtgagttctctgatgtgcgcTAAGATGTGATGTAtatctaaaacatttcccacattctgaacaagaaaatagcTTCTTccttgtgtgacttctctgatgtgtgaTAAAATTTGATTTTGTTGTAAAATATTtctcacattgtgaacatgaaaaagactccgtgtgaattctctgatgtttgacAATacttgatttctgtgtaaaacatttcccacattctgaacaggaaaaaggcttctcccctgtgtgagttctctgatgtgcacTAAGATGTGATGTatttgtaaaacatttctcacattctgaacatgaaaatagcttctcccctgtgtgacttctctgatgtgtgaTAAGATTTGATTTACTTGTAaaatatttctcacattctgaacaggaaaaaggcttctcccctgtgtgagttctctgatgtttgacaagatttgatttctctgtaaaacatttcccacattctgaacataaaaatggtttctcccctgtgtgagttctttggtgtctatcaagatgcattttcctgttaaaacattgcccacattctgaacatgaaaatagcttctcccctgtgtgacttctctgatgtgtgaTAAGATTTGATTTCCTTGTAaaatatttctcacattctgagcaggaaaaaggcttctcccctgtgtgagttctctgatgtttgacaagatttgatttatctgtaaaacatttcccacattctgaacatgaaaatagcttcacccctgtgtgagttctctgatgttcgaGAAGATTTGATTtcactgtaaaacatttcccacattctgaacataaaaatggtttctcccctgtgtgagttctttggtgtctatcaagatgcattttcctgttaaaacatttcccacattctgaacatgaaaatagtttctcccctgtgtgacttctctgatgtctgaTAAGATTTGATTTACTTGTAAAATATTtctcacattgtgaacatgaaaaaggtttctctcctgtgtgagttctctggtgattaaccaGATTtggtttcttgttaaaacatttcccacacttggaacaagaatagTTATTCTTTACTGAGTGAATGTTTTGATGTTTCAGTGAAgatttttcagaaggaaaatgatttccatattctaaacctgaaaatgatttttttgcttCATGAGCAGTTAGTTTTTGAATGCTtaatttgtgactttgattttccttagtagtctgtAATGAATCAGAAGCCAGGACATGTTTGAAAGCATCAGATGAGAGATCatcgctgtgaagggatgatggtgtgTTTGGAGTAATGGCAGTCCCTTTATTTGTATCCCGTggaatctcaagatcatctgatttaaaaattgaagatatcAGCTCTCCTTCtgttctcctggtacagtcatctgccaagaataaaatcagttattaatttttaataaaatatccttaatttatatttttgaacatttctaactGCCTGTAAAAATAGCAAGTTATGCAAAAATATtgattcaccaagacaatgacagttcatagGCTAATCAAAAACCTCATAACATGCACGAGTAGATTGTGGTGCtcgaataaaaagccaccaaactgtattgtaggcaaaaataataccaattAAAACTATACtcatttgaaaaaaaaagtccccactcaggtccatcatctgtcagtggaaaaacagatttccacattattagtggctcaaagtcttttgaaaagcaacatggcttctaAAAACCAATCCAGCAATGTCAGCTCTGTTGGAAGGTGCCAGATACAAGCttattctcctctggttcagttctCTGTTCTCAGCTCCCGACTTCTGAATTCATTACCTGTTGTGACCCTGGCCCCtttactgactactcttgcatCTTCTGATTTGGCATTTTCTCCGCCTTCCTTGTTCTGACCCGGCAACCTAACTATTCTTCTTCCCATCTCTCACAACAGAACAGCAGGTAACAACGTGGCCCAAGCCTAGGTGTCTCTATATCAGTCCAAATCCGTGTATATCTTTAAACCTCTTTCTGACatatgggcataatagtacgccgctGTCGAACACTCTGCCTTTGATGAGGGCACTGGCGGTGAGCTTACATCTTTCCactcacgtcagctgttttgaacagctgacgtgcccagaacagccgcgggtggaatcgtgatccacccgcagctattaacccgttagatgccactgtcaaacgctgacagaggcATTTTAACATGCTCTTCTGGTAATCATGGCCAGAAATCTCACCCACTGGTGACCCGTAATGTGATGGCAGGTCACCGATGCATTGGCATTACTACCAGaactctcctggagacctctaggtatgtcactgctggattgctatgagtgccacccagtggtggacactcatagcaagtgagtaattctgctacatacaggtgatctgatcatctccagtatgtagcagagctgatcgagttatggcagcttttagtctcccatgaagactattgaagcatgccaaaagttaaaaaaaaaaggtttttaacataaaaaaaatataagagtTTAAGTTACccacctttctccccattcaaaataaaagaataataataataaaaaaaaatcaaacatacacatatttggtataactGCATTCAGAATCGCTAGATCcatcgataaaaaaaaaaaaggattaacctcatcgttaaacggcgtagcaagaaagaagtcaaaacaccagaattatgtttttttttggtcgctgcaacattccattaaaatgcagtaacgggagatcaaaagatcgtatctgcaccaaaatgatataattaaaaacgtcagctcggcacgcaaaaaataaaccctcacccaaccggAGATCCCGAAAATTGGAAACACTACTAGTATcgtaaaatggcacaatttttttaattttttttctttttaaacaaagtttggatttttttttcaccacgtagagatgtttggtgtctatgaacaagtaatgacctggagaatcataatggcatgtcagttttagcatttagtgaacctaataaaaaagcaaaaacgaaaaacaagtgtgggattgcactttttttggcaattccaccgcacttggaatttttttcctattttcgagtacgagacatggtaaaaccaatggtgtagttcaaaagcacaactcgtcctgcaaaaaacaagccctcacatagccattttgaccaaaaaataagaaagttatggctctgggaagagcaaaaaatgaaaatgcaaaaccaaaaatacctctgttcgataaggggttaaaggaagatgAGCAAGGCAATCCCTGTGATATGGAAAACGGAGTAGATCGCGCCAAGCTTGTTCGTAGTAGCCATATTTGTTTTGCCAGGTGACCATGAACAGTGCCCCCACTATATTGTGTCTCCAAACTATTCAAGCAAGATTTAAATTCAAaaagctaaatggcgctccttctcgtcTTAACTCcaccatgtgcccagacagtagtgtacaattgtatatagGGTATTGTTGGATTCAAGAGAAGTTGTAAAATTATTtgtaaggtccatttgtttcctattacACTTTTTGATGAATTCCAAAGATATCacaacataaagtgacacatgtcaaATTTGAAATATGAGACCTGACTAGGAAGATATCAAAGTATTTTGGGAACTAACTACTGGAGTCAAAAACCGAGTATAGaaaataacatctactgaaatgatcaaactcaacgGTCTTCATCAGTAAAACATGAGTAACTAAAGGTGAACTTCTCTGGAATAATTAGAGTATGTGGCTTGGTAATTCTTGCacgttttgtggctgtctaacagtcgcaaaacaTGCGGCCGCAGAGACTCACACAAGTCATTCAAGAATAGAGAAATTAAGAGTTTACAGGGAAAAAAGTACTTTActtttactgtataatgacttgcatataaaaagtatttattaaaaaaattatcAATTAAAGTAAACCgaaattgatttttttaattcaaaaactggaaatttcagtgtaatttatgaagaaagcaagaaGAGCCAAAAATtaaggactcagatacaccctttaTTAGACATAAGGGAGGTCCtactacacattctgttcaaattgtcatgcagtGGTACTTGTAAACCCATAAAGCTATATGCCAAGTGCCAAAAATTAAAAGCAGGGTCATTCATACtcacttcaaggcaccaactgtactaccttattcaaatattgtgaacaaagtgtagttgtagtactgctgtcatctggtggtgtgaaaaAGCCGTGTCTAATCCTGGCTTTGTTCATttctatcagagtgagcctg contains:
- the LOC143768045 gene encoding uncharacterized protein LOC143768045 isoform X2, with amino-acid sequence MWSSALRVEYQIFSVDILYIRRIFLNESSRMDIDRNKMVERILHLTLEILFRLTGEDYTVVRKTSSERCQDPVSEGWGSPLSPVSRPPPHPLINEDRNDRKILELTYKMTELLTGEVPIRCQDVAVYFSMEEWEYLEGHKDLYKDVMMEVPQPLTSPDLSSKRTTPERCPHPLLPQDCKQEDLYVPQDHQGEDLTHINTTETYVRGDERCKEEIPTYDYPDDCTRRTEGELISSIFKSDDLEIPRDTNKGTAITPNTPSSLHSDDLSSDAFKHVLASDSLQTTKENQSHKLSIQKLTAHEAKKSFSGLEYGNHFPSEKSSLKHQNIHSVKNNYSCSKCGKCFNKKPNLVNHQRTHTGEKPFSCSQCEKYFTSKSNLIRHQRSHTGEKLFSCSECGKCFNRKMHLDRHQRTHTGEKPFLCSECGKCFTVKSNLLEHQRTHTGVKLFSCSECGKCFTDKSNLVKHQRTHTGEKPFSCSECEKYFTRKSNLITHQRSHTGEKLFSCSECGQCFNRKMHLDRHQRTHTGEKPFLCSECGKCFTEKSNLVKHQRTHTGEKPFSCSECEKYFTSKSNLITHQRSHTGEKLFSCSECEKCFTNTSHLSAHQRTHTGEKPFSCSECGKCFTQKSSIVKHQRIHTESFSCSQCEKYFTTKSNFITHQRSHTRKKLFSCSECGKCFRYTSHLSAHQRTHTGEKPFSCSECGKCFAEKSSLVKHQRIHTGEKFFSCSECGKYFTRKSSLNAHQRTHTGEKPFSVQNVENIL
- the LOC143768045 gene encoding uncharacterized protein LOC143768045 isoform X1 codes for the protein MRLHWLIFFLFISLQYQIFSVDILYIRRIFLNESSRMDIDRNKMVERILHLTLEILFRLTGEDYTVVRKTSSERCQDPVSEGWGSPLSPVSRPPPHPLINEDRNDRKILELTYKMTELLTGEVPIRCQDVAVYFSMEEWEYLEGHKDLYKDVMMEVPQPLTSPDLSSKRTTPERCPHPLLPQDCKQEDLYVPQDHQGEDLTHINTTETYVRGDERCKEEIPTYDYPDDCTRRTEGELISSIFKSDDLEIPRDTNKGTAITPNTPSSLHSDDLSSDAFKHVLASDSLQTTKENQSHKLSIQKLTAHEAKKSFSGLEYGNHFPSEKSSLKHQNIHSVKNNYSCSKCGKCFNKKPNLVNHQRTHTGEKPFSCSQCEKYFTSKSNLIRHQRSHTGEKLFSCSECGKCFNRKMHLDRHQRTHTGEKPFLCSECGKCFTVKSNLLEHQRTHTGVKLFSCSECGKCFTDKSNLVKHQRTHTGEKPFSCSECEKYFTRKSNLITHQRSHTGEKLFSCSECGQCFNRKMHLDRHQRTHTGEKPFLCSECGKCFTEKSNLVKHQRTHTGEKPFSCSECEKYFTSKSNLITHQRSHTGEKLFSCSECEKCFTNTSHLSAHQRTHTGEKPFSCSECGKCFTQKSSIVKHQRIHTESFSCSQCEKYFTTKSNFITHQRSHTRKKLFSCSECGKCFRYTSHLSAHQRTHTGEKPFSCSECGKCFAEKSSLVKHQRIHTGEKFFSCSECGKYFTRKSSLNAHQRTHTGEKPFSVQNVENIL